TCTATAACACCGCCGACATCGGCAGTTTCCCCGAGCGCCGTAAGCCGTTGTCTTTCCACTGCCCACTGACCCATCGTGAGGACGTCATCGGCTTTAACGAGATCTTCAATCAGCTCTCATTACTCAAGCTCGCAGTGTATGCCCCGGTCAGCTACATCCTGCCCAGCCGGATGAAGAAGTACGAGGAAATGTACGACACCGAAGTCGAGGGCGGCAGAGGAAAACTCAAGCAGGTAGACCGTGAAAAAAGCCTGCAAGCGCTGATGACCACTAACCTGCTCAAACGCCTGGAAAGCTCAGTTGAGTCCTTCCGCCTGACCCTGAAAAGCCTGCAGGCGGCTCACTGCGGCGCGTTGGACAAAATCGCCACCTTCAAGAAAACCGGCCTGGCCAGTGGCTTTGCCGATGTCACCGCCGCGTTCGAGGATGCGGATTTCGATGATGACGACCTGCCCATGCCGGGCGACATCAGCATCGGCAAGAAAATCCAGATCAGCCTGGAAGATATGGACGTGCCCTCCTGGGAGCAGGATCTTCAGGGCGATCTGGTTTTCATCGATGAGTTGCTGGCCGAAATGGCCAAGGTCACGCCTGCCGATGACGCTAAGCTGCAGCATCTTAAGACCCAGATCACCAGCAAACTGACCTCGCCGATTAACCCCGGCAATCGCAAGGTGCTGATCTTCACCGCCTTCTCCGATACCGCTAATTACCTGTACGACAACCTGGCCGAGTACTTACTACGCAGCCATAGGGTCCACTCCGGCAAGGTCACCGGGAGTGATGCCCCAAAATCCACGTTGGGCAACATGCAGGGCAGCCGGCAGACCTATGATTTTCAGGGGCTGCTCACGCTGTTCTCGCCGCGCTCCAAAGAGAAGGCCGCCATTTACCCGGATGAGCCGCGAGAGATCGATATCCTGATCGGCACCGACTGCATCTCCGAAGGCCAGAACCTGCAGGACTGCGACTACCTGATCAACTACGACATTCACTGGAACCCGGTACGGATCATCCAGCGCTTTGGCCGCGTGGATCGAATCGGCTCGCAGAACGCCAGCATTCAGCTGGTCAACTACTGGCCGGACATCAGCCTGGATGAGTACATCAACCTCAAGGAGCGGGTTGAGAACCGCATGATGATCGCCGACGTCGTCGCAACCGGCGATGACAACGTGCTCAATGCTCAGGCCAATGACGTGGCCTACCGCAAGGAGCAGTTACGTCGCCTTCAAGACGACGTGATCGAAATGGAAGACATCAAGACCGGCGTCTCCATCACCGATCTTGGGCTCAACGATTTCCGTATGGATTTGCTCAACTACATCAAAACCAATGGCGACCTTGAGCATGTCCCCAACGGTATGCATGCCGTCGTGCCGGCGCGGCAAGAGCTTGGGCTGCTGCCTGGGGTGATTTTCACCCTGCGTAATCGCAACAGGGGCTCCAGTCTCAATCATCAGAATCGCCTGCATCCCTTCTATCTGATCTACATCAGCCTGGAGGGGCAGATCATCAGCGACCAGACAGAGGCCAAGCGCTTGCTGGATCTGGCTCGCAGTGCCTGTAAGGGCCACAGCCAGCCTATTCCCGAGGCCTATCAACTGTTCAATCAGGTCACCGGGGACGGACGTGATATGCGCATCTACTCCGACCTGCTCGATCAGGCCATTCGCTCGATGATCGATGTAAAGGAAGAACGGGACATCGACAGCCTGTTCAGTGGCGGTAGAACCACCGCGCTGGTGGACACCATCTCCGGGTTGGATGACTTCGAGCTGATTACCTTCATCGTTATTCAAGGCGTGGCATGAGTCAGGCAGGCATCCCATCAGCGCTATTTAGCTTCCCTGCGCAGGCTAGGGTTGCCCGCGTGGTGCCGAAGAGCAAAATCTACGAGCACGGCCCCGTTAGCTCTGTATTGCGCGATAAGTTTGTCAGTCAGGTCGAACAGATAACCTGGGCCTACAAGCTGGCACCGGAAACTATCAACCTGCCGGCCCGTGGCGGAGTGGCGGAAATCCAGGTGTTCGATATCACTCAGAAAACTGCCGAGTTGGACGAGGACGTGCTGCGTGCAATCGATCGCGCCATCCCACTGCCGATCATCTTTCAGTTGCACCATGAGCAGCGCACCCGCATGGTGGCGGCTTTTAAGCGTCCGAGCGAAGCCGATGCCAGCAAATGGGTGATTGATGGCTACTTCGCAGGTAGCTGGTTGCCGGCTGAAAGCCCGCGTCAGGCTCTGCCGGTAGCGCTGGATCTGCAGGGGCTCTACGAACAATTGCTTCGCAGTTTGCTACCCAGTCCGGCTAGGCCGGGCGAGAGCCTGCCCGAGCAACTGCAGCGGCTAAACCGTTTGCGTAGCCTGCACAGTGAGCACGCCAAGCTGGATGCGCGCCTGCACAAAGAAAAACAGTTCAACCGCAAGGTGGCGCTCAACGCCCAGCTGCGGGAAATTCAGAATGAAATCGCCGAATTGAGTGCCTAAGCCCTCGGTTTGCGCCAAGCATTTAAGAGATACAGGACGTTCCATGGACAAGCTGAAAATGCACTCCCCCAACCTGACCGAATCTAATATCGCCAAGTTGGTCGAGTTGTTTCCCAATTGCGTCACCGAGGTGCGCGATGCCAAGGGCGAACTGAATAGGGCTATCGACTTTGATCTGCTGCGGCAGGAGCTCTCTACCACCGTGGTAGAAGGGCAGCAGGAGCGTTATCAGCTGAATTGGCCAGGGAAACGAGAGGCGTTGCTGGCCGCAAATGCGCCAATTGCAAAGACCTTGCGTCCAGCCAGAGAGGAGAGTGTTGATTTTGATACGACGCGGAATCTTTTCATTGAGGGGGACAATCTAGAGGTTCTTAAGCTTCTGCAGGAGAGCTATCTCGGTCAGATAAAGCTGATCTACATTGATCCGCCATATAACACTGGGCGCGACTTCATCTATGACGATGATTACAAGGAAGCTGCTGAGAGCTATCTCGCTCACTCAAATCAGACTGATGAATTTGGTACTCGTCTCGTGGCGAATACTGAAGCCAACGGACGCTTCCATTCCGATTGGCTGAGTATGATTTACGCACGTCTGCGACTGGCCCGTAACGTGCTGCGGGACGACGGGGTGCTGTTCATTTCAATCGACGATAACGAAGTTGATAACCTGCGCAAGCTTTGCTCCGAGATTTTCGGGGAAGAGAATTTTGTAGCGCAGATCATCTGGCAAAAAGTCTATGCGCCAAAGAATACGGCTGATTGGTTCTCTGAAGATCACGATTACATCCTCGTATATGCGAAAGCTAAAAACTACTGGCGCCCGGAAAAGCTAGAAAGAACAGCAGAAATGGAGGCGCGTTATAAAAATCCAGATAACGATCCGCGCGGGCCGTGGAAGGCTGAAAATATGTCAGCTCGGAATCGATATGACGCAGGGGTTTACTCAGTTACCTGTCCTAATGGAAGGTTTATTGAGGGGCCTCCAACCGGGCGCTATTGGGTTATCGACGAGGTGAAGTTCAAAGCGTTAGACGCTGACAAGCGTATATGGTGGGGAGCAGATGGAAACAATGTTCCGGCTGTCAAAAAATTCTTGTCAGAGGTGTCAAGCGGACGAACACCGCAAACCCTCTGGTTCTATAACGAAGTTGGTCATACGCAAGACGCCAAGAAAACCCTGCTCAAGTATGTCCCATTCCAGCACACCGAGAATGTCTTGAACTCGGTTAAACCGGTGGAGCTGCTACAGCGAATCCTGCAACTGGCCGGTAAGCCCGATGAGAATGACATCATTCTCGATTTTTTCAGTGGCAGCGCGACCACTGCTCATGCCGTTCTGAAGCAGAACTTCGAGGATGGAGGCAATCGCCGGTTCATTGGTGTGCAGATTCCTGAGCCTCTGCCGCGGGCTGAACCGGGGCTCCGTTCAATCTTCGAGATGGGACTCAGTCGGGTACGGAACTTCAGCGCTGAGTTGCGCGAACAGGAGGGGGCTGCCGGACAGGACCTTGGTTTCCGCGTTCTGAAGACTGCTACCTCCAACATGAAGGACGTGTACTACACCCCTGATGCGGTGAGTCAGGATTTGCTTTCCGATCAGGTCAGCAATATCCGCGAAGACCGCACACCTGAAGACCTACTGTTCCAAGTACTGTTGGATTGGGGGGTGGATCTTGCTCTGCCTATCAGCCAGCAAAGCATCGCTGGCAAGACAGTGTTCTTCGTTGACAGCAACGCCTTAGTTGCCTGCTTCGACACCGGCATCGATGAAAACTTCGTCAAGCAGCTCGCCGGACATAAGCCGCTGCGTGTGGTGTTCCGTGACGCCGGCTTTGCCAGCGATAGCGTGAAGATCAACGTCGAGCAGGTGTTCAAGCTGCTGTCGCCGGCTACTGAAATCAAGACGCTTTAAGGGGCCAATATGGACGCTCAAGCCTTGCGTGCGCTGTTGGACAACCTGATTGAAGGTTGGGAAAACGAGGTGGCCGAGTTCAAGCGCGCCGGCAACGATTACTCGACGGATACCATAGGTAAGTACTTTTCCGCCTTGGCCAACGAGGCCAACCTCCGCAACCAAGAGCGCGCCTGGTTGGTGTTCGGTGTGGATAACAACACTCGCAAGGCTGTTGGTACCGACTACCGAGTGAAGCCGGATCATCTGCAGAGTCTGAAAATGCAGATCTCCGATGCCACCGAGCCCAGCATTACCCTGCGCAACATTCACGAGTTGTTGCTGGATGAAGGGCGTGTGCTGTTGTTCGAAATTCCTGCTGCGCCGTTGGGCCTGCCTATTGCCTGGAAGGGGCATTACTACGCCCGCGCGGGTGAAAGCTTGACTCACCTGGGTCTGGATAAGCTCGATGAGATTCGCCGCCAGGTGGGTGCTGCCGACTGGTCCGCACAGGCCGTTGCCGGCGCAACGCTTGATCATTTGGACGCCAGTGCGCTGTCCCGGGCGCGGGAGTCTTTCGCTAAAAAGTACGCTAACCGGTTTACTGCCGATGAGGTCAAGCAGTGGTCTGATCCGACCTTCCTTGATCGTGCCAAACTGACCCGCGATGGCCAGATCACGCGCACCACGCTGCTGCTACTGGGCAAGCTCGAAGCTGCCCACCTGCTGTCGCCGCATCCGGCCCAGATGACCTGGAAACTGGAGGGCAGTGAGCGAGCGTATGAGCACTTCGGGCTGCCGTTTTTGCTGAATAGCAGCGGGCTGTACCAGAAAATCCGCAATATCCAGATTCGTATCCTGCCGGAAGACCAGTTGCTGGCTATTGAGCTGGCCAAGTACGACCAGAAAATCGTGTTGGAGGCGCTGCATAACTGCATCGCACACCAGGACTACAGCCGCAATGGTCGCATCATCGTCACCGAATACCCTGATCGGCTGGTGTTGGAGAACGAGGGTTCGTTTTTCGAAGGGCAACCGGCCGACTACATTTCCGGCTCCAAAACCCCCAGGCGCTACCGTAATCCGTTCCTGGCCCAGGCCATGGCTGAGCTGAACATGATCGATACCATGGGTTACGGCATCCATGAGATGCATCTGGGGCAAGCGCGGCGCTTCTTTCCTATGCCGGATTACGATTTGAGCGAGCCAAAGTCGGTAAAGATGACGATTCATGGCCGCGTAGTGGATCAGGCCTACAGCCGCCTGTTGATTCAGAAGACCGATCTGGCGCTTGAGGACATTCTGGCGCTCGACCGTGTGCAGAAAAAGCTGCCGCTGGATGCTGCAATGGTCAAGCACCTGCGCAAAGCCGGGCTTATCGAGGGGCGAAAACCCAACCTGTACGTTTCGGCCAGCGTTGCCAAAGCGACAGCCAGTAAAGCCGAGTACATCCGCACCCGCGGCCTCGATGATGGGCATTATAAGCAGCTGATCATCGACCTGCTGACTCAGTTTGGCTCAGCCAGCCGCCAGGACATTGATCGCTTACTGTTGAGCAAGCTGAGCGATGCGCTGGATGAGCAGCAGAAGCTGAATAAGGTGGGCAATCTGTTGACCAGCCTGCGGCGGGCGGGGCGCATCACCAACAGCGGCCCACGCAAGGCACCGCTCTGGGTGCTTGCAGAATAAATGCAGAATAAGTCGTGCTGCTTTGCAAGATAAATGCAGAATAAATTTACGGTAAGTAGCTGATTCAAAAGGGCCTTAGCCTTGTTTGTCGCTTGCGAGCCCTTGGGTCAGTCAGGAATTGTGCATGAAACTGAAATTTAAACAGCAGCCGTACCAGACGCATGCCGTCGATGCCTTTGCCGATTGCTTTGCTGGTCAGCCAAAATCCTCGGGCGTGGCCTATCGCATCGACCCCGGTGCAAGTCCTGTAAAACCCGTTACGCCGCAGCAGATTGACCTCTACGGCGTGCAGAGCTCTGCTGAACCGACCGAGGCCGGTTTCAAAAATGCCGAGCTGGCACTTAGCCCAGCCCAATTGCTGGAAAATATTCAGGCTGTGCAACGTCGGCAGAACCTGCCGCTGTCCCCAGCATTGGTACGGGACAGCAAAACCGGTTGTCCGATCAACCTCGATATCGAGATGGAAACCGGTACCGGTAAGACCTACTGCTACATCAAGAGCATGTTCGAGCTGAACAAGCGCTATGGCTGGAGCAAATTCATCGTCGTGGTGCCGAGCATTGCCATTCGCGAGGGCGTGTACAAGTCGCTGCAGGTTACTGCCGAACACTTCTTGGAGAGCTACGGCAAGAAGGCGCGCTTCTTCATCTATAACTCCAAGCAACTGCACAACCTGGAGAGTTTCTCCTCGGATGCTGGTATCAATGTGATGGTGATCAATACCCAGGCGTTCAACGCAACGGGTAAGGACAACCGTCGAATCTATGACGAGCTTGATGACTTCCAGTCTCGTAAGCCCATCGATGTGATCAAGGCCAACCGGCCGATCCTGATTCTCGATGAGCCGCAGAAGATGGAAGGGGCCAAGACGCTGGCTTCATTCAGTGAGTTCAACCCGCTGATGATCGTGCGCTACTCGGCTACCCACAAAACTGAGCACAACAAGATCCACCGCCTCGACGCTTTGGACGCCTACAACCAGAAGCTGGTGAAGAAGATCAATGTACGCGGGATCACGATCAAAAATCTGACCGGTACCAACGCCTACCTGTTTCTGCAGGACATTGAAGTCTCCAGCAACAAGCCGCCCATGGCGCGGGTCGAGTTCGAGGTTAAGCAGAACAGCGGTATCAAGCGTGTGCTGCGCAAGCTGGGCCGTAACGACAACCTGTACGACCTGTCCGGCGGGCTGGATCAGTACAAGGGCTATGTAGTCGCCGACATTGATGCGCGCATCGATACCTTGAGCTTCACCAATGGTGTTGAGCTGGTCGCTGGCGAGGCCGTGGGCAACGTGGATGAGGCCGCGATGCGGCGCATCCAGATCCGCGAGGCAGTCAAGGCGCACTTCCAGAAGGAGATGATGCTGTTCAGTCGCGGCATCAAGGTGCTGTCGCTGTTCTTTATCGACGAGGTGGCCAAGTACCGCCAGTACGACGAAACCGGCGAAGTGCCGGGGGAGTACGCGCAGGTCTTCGAGGAGGAATACAACGCCTACCTCACCGATGTGATGACGCTGGAAGACACCCCCTATAACCGCTACCTCAAGGGCATTCAGGCCCGCCAGACGCACGATGGCTACTTCTCTATCGATAAGAAGAGCAAGCGCCTGGTCGATCCCTCGGTGGGCAAGAAGGCTACCGAGACCGATGACGTCGATGCCTACGATCTGATCCTCAAGAATAAGGAACGCCTGCTGTCTTTCGATGAGCCGGTGCGCTTTATCTTCTCTCACTCGGCATTGCGCGAGGGGTGGGACAACCCCAACGTCTTCGTCATCTGCGCCCTGAAACACAGCGACAACACCGTCTCCCGCCGCCAGGAAGTAGGCCGCGGCATGCGCTTGTCCGTGAACCAGCTCGGCGAGCGCATGGACAACCCGGCCACTGTGCATGAAATCAACGAACTGACCGTAGTGGCCAGCGAAAGCTACAAGGATTTTGTCAGTGCGCTGCAAAAAGACATCAGTGAGTCGCTGTCGGCACGGCCGCGAGTCGCCGATGAGAAGTACTTCACCGGTAAGGTTCTGCAGACCTCCGGTGGCGATGTCGAGGTCACACCCCAGCTGGCTAAGCAGATCTACAAATACCTGCTGAAGCACGACTACACCGACGATAACGATCAGATCACCCAGGCCTACCATGAGGCCAAGCGTGAAGAGCAACTGGCCGAGCTGCCAGCCGAGCTGCAGCCTTATGCCGAGCAAGTCTTCCAGCTGATCGATAGCGTGTTCAGCGCCGCGCAAATGCCCGAGATCGGCAACGACCGCAAAGCCAAGCTCAACCCGCTGAACTCGAATTTCGAGAAGAAAGAGTTCCAGGCGCTATGGAACAAGATCAACCGCAAAGCGGCGTACACCGTTCACTTTGAAACAGACGAGCTAGTGGACAAGTGCGTAGCTACCCTGGATGCGGAGCTGCGGGTCAAGCCGATGCAGTACATCATCGAGCGTGGCACTCAGCTGGATAATGCCAGCTTCGACGATATGAAGAGCGGTACGGCTTTCAAGAGTGCTGAAATTTCGACCGAGAAGTACACGGACTCTGTTCATTCGGCGGTGAAATACGACCTGATTGGCAACCTAGCGGAAGCCACTCAGCTGACGCGTAGCACCATTGCCTGCATTCTCAAGCGCTTGAATGTTGCCGTGTTCAGCCAGTACAAGACCAACCCGGAAGACTTTATCGCCAGGGCCGGTACGTTGATCAACGAGCAGAAGGCCACGGCCATCGTTGAACACATCGCTTATGATCCGGTCGACGAGACCCACAGCGCCGACATCTTCACCGCTGAGAAGCCGCGTGACGATTTCAGCAAGGCGTTTGAAGCCAAGCACCACGTCTATGATTACGTGTTCACCGACTCCAACATCGAGCGGAAATTCGTTCAGGAACTGGATGCCAGCACCGAGGTGGCGGTGTACGCCAAACTGCCGAAGAGCTTCTTTATTCCGACCCCGGTCGGCAACTACAACCCTGACTGGGCGATAGCTTTCCAGGAAGGCAAGGTGAAGCACGTTTACTTCGTTGCTGAAACCAAGGGTTCTATGTCCTCGCTTGAGCTACGTGACATTGAAAAATCCAAAATTGCCTGTGCCCGGAAATTCTTCGCCAACATTACCTCGGAGCAGGTTAAGTACCAGGTGGTAGATGGATATGGGAAGCTGATGGAACTGGTGAAGTAAAACAGTGTGACTTAGACGGGGAAATGGATGGCCTGGTATCTGAGCTTTATCGACCCGGGTAACGCTGGCGGCAGCGTCATCATTCCGGAATCGCCACCGGCGGTGTTGCAGCCGATAGTCTACGAGTGCCCGCGCTGCTCGGCACACTTTGACAGTGCTCAGGCGCGCCGTGATCACTTTTTCACGGTGCACCCGTACCGTAAACCGGAACTCCTGCTGCATGGGCAGCTTCTGGGCAACAGCGAAACCGTTATTCATGAACCTGTCCAGGCCACGGATTGGTTGCTGGGCAGTTGCCACAGGGCCTCACTAAATGGGCGGATGATGGCCCCCGACGAGCTGTTTCAGGCGCTGGCGGAGTGTCGGCAGGGGTTTCATGTTCTGGAGCTCAGCAATCAGGACTCCACTGAGCGATTTGAACTGCGCTTCTGCATTCCGGAGCTTGCGGAGCTGCAGCGCCTCGAAGACATTTTTAATACGCTTTTTCTTGATAACGAACTGAGCGTCGATGATGTCCGGCGTTTTGCCGAGGCCTGCAAGTCGCTGAAGACAGCCGGTGAGTATCTGGAAGGGATTTGCCAATATCTCTACGGTGTGCTGGCCAAGGACCAGAGGGGTGGCACCCAGCTCAGTCACGCTCAATACAAGGAACGCTTCAATCGTGCGCTGGAGGCCTTGCGCAACGTGGACAGGCCGCTGGCTCGGACGATTCGCGGCATTATCAACTTTTCGTTCAATAGCTTCGTCCAGGCTGCTAGCCAAGCTGATGCGCCTGCGCTAGCTGCTGCAGCCAGCCTTTTTGCAGGCTGGGCAGGAAAGCCTGTGAGGCGCTGGGCGGTCGCACAGCAGGAGGCTCAGGCGCGTTTGCCAGTTGATCACGCCACCGACAGGGTCTTGAGTTGGATGGCCTTGTCGGACAAGCGACAGGAGCGGGAGCTGGATGAATTGCAGCAG
This genomic window from Pseudomonas furukawaii contains:
- a CDS encoding helicase-related protein; the encoded protein is MELIDNINTLLGENLKGTLKPGSKLKIAASCFSIYAYLALKKELESIDSLEFIFTSPTFVPNEVSDKIKKEQREFHIPKAERERSLTGSEFEIQLKNQLTQKAIARECADWIRRKATFRSNRGQAPMQPFIGTRATAGDAVFMPVQGFTAVDLGYQKGNALSNIVTRFDEPAHTGMFLNLFEQIWSDPEKLEDVTARLCDHIASVYQENAPERIYFLMLYNIFREFLEDLNEDVLPNDRTGYQDSLIWQKLFNFQRDAATGLINKLETYSGCILADSVGLGKTFTALAVIKYYELRNKSVLVLCPKKLADNWLNYNRNLKTNIFAKDRFNYDVLCHTDLTRTRGESLGIPLDRVNWGNYDLVVIDESHNFRNNDVYKDKETRYQRLMNQVIRQGVKTKVLMLSATPVNNRFSDLRNQLALAYEGDSDNLNDKLRTEKDIDGIFRRAQAAFNAWSILPPEKRTAAAILNTLDFDFFELLDSVTIARSRRHIETFYNTADIGSFPERRKPLSFHCPLTHREDVIGFNEIFNQLSLLKLAVYAPVSYILPSRMKKYEEMYDTEVEGGRGKLKQVDREKSLQALMTTNLLKRLESSVESFRLTLKSLQAAHCGALDKIATFKKTGLASGFADVTAAFEDADFDDDDLPMPGDISIGKKIQISLEDMDVPSWEQDLQGDLVFIDELLAEMAKVTPADDAKLQHLKTQITSKLTSPINPGNRKVLIFTAFSDTANYLYDNLAEYLLRSHRVHSGKVTGSDAPKSTLGNMQGSRQTYDFQGLLTLFSPRSKEKAAIYPDEPREIDILIGTDCISEGQNLQDCDYLINYDIHWNPVRIIQRFGRVDRIGSQNASIQLVNYWPDISLDEYINLKERVENRMMIADVVATGDDNVLNAQANDVAYRKEQLRRLQDDVIEMEDIKTGVSITDLGLNDFRMDLLNYIKTNGDLEHVPNGMHAVVPARQELGLLPGVIFTLRNRNRGSSLNHQNRLHPFYLIYISLEGQIISDQTEAKRLLDLARSACKGHSQPIPEAYQLFNQVTGDGRDMRIYSDLLDQAIRSMIDVKEERDIDSLFSGGRTTALVDTISGLDDFELITFIVIQGVA
- a CDS encoding DUF4391 domain-containing protein, whose amino-acid sequence is MSQAGIPSALFSFPAQARVARVVPKSKIYEHGPVSSVLRDKFVSQVEQITWAYKLAPETINLPARGGVAEIQVFDITQKTAELDEDVLRAIDRAIPLPIIFQLHHEQRTRMVAAFKRPSEADASKWVIDGYFAGSWLPAESPRQALPVALDLQGLYEQLLRSLLPSPARPGESLPEQLQRLNRLRSLHSEHAKLDARLHKEKQFNRKVALNAQLREIQNEIAELSA
- a CDS encoding site-specific DNA-methyltransferase gives rise to the protein MDKLKMHSPNLTESNIAKLVELFPNCVTEVRDAKGELNRAIDFDLLRQELSTTVVEGQQERYQLNWPGKREALLAANAPIAKTLRPAREESVDFDTTRNLFIEGDNLEVLKLLQESYLGQIKLIYIDPPYNTGRDFIYDDDYKEAAESYLAHSNQTDEFGTRLVANTEANGRFHSDWLSMIYARLRLARNVLRDDGVLFISIDDNEVDNLRKLCSEIFGEENFVAQIIWQKVYAPKNTADWFSEDHDYILVYAKAKNYWRPEKLERTAEMEARYKNPDNDPRGPWKAENMSARNRYDAGVYSVTCPNGRFIEGPPTGRYWVIDEVKFKALDADKRIWWGADGNNVPAVKKFLSEVSSGRTPQTLWFYNEVGHTQDAKKTLLKYVPFQHTENVLNSVKPVELLQRILQLAGKPDENDIILDFFSGSATTAHAVLKQNFEDGGNRRFIGVQIPEPLPRAEPGLRSIFEMGLSRVRNFSAELREQEGAAGQDLGFRVLKTATSNMKDVYYTPDAVSQDLLSDQVSNIREDRTPEDLLFQVLLDWGVDLALPISQQSIAGKTVFFVDSNALVACFDTGIDENFVKQLAGHKPLRVVFRDAGFASDSVKINVEQVFKLLSPATEIKTL
- a CDS encoding RNA-binding domain-containing protein, encoding MDAQALRALLDNLIEGWENEVAEFKRAGNDYSTDTIGKYFSALANEANLRNQERAWLVFGVDNNTRKAVGTDYRVKPDHLQSLKMQISDATEPSITLRNIHELLLDEGRVLLFEIPAAPLGLPIAWKGHYYARAGESLTHLGLDKLDEIRRQVGAADWSAQAVAGATLDHLDASALSRARESFAKKYANRFTADEVKQWSDPTFLDRAKLTRDGQITRTTLLLLGKLEAAHLLSPHPAQMTWKLEGSERAYEHFGLPFLLNSSGLYQKIRNIQIRILPEDQLLAIELAKYDQKIVLEALHNCIAHQDYSRNGRIIVTEYPDRLVLENEGSFFEGQPADYISGSKTPRRYRNPFLAQAMAELNMIDTMGYGIHEMHLGQARRFFPMPDYDLSEPKSVKMTIHGRVVDQAYSRLLIQKTDLALEDILALDRVQKKLPLDAAMVKHLRKAGLIEGRKPNLYVSASVAKATASKAEYIRTRGLDDGHYKQLIIDLLTQFGSASRQDIDRLLLSKLSDALDEQQKLNKVGNLLTSLRRAGRITNSGPRKAPLWVLAE
- a CDS encoding type III restriction-modification system endonuclease translates to MKLKFKQQPYQTHAVDAFADCFAGQPKSSGVAYRIDPGASPVKPVTPQQIDLYGVQSSAEPTEAGFKNAELALSPAQLLENIQAVQRRQNLPLSPALVRDSKTGCPINLDIEMETGTGKTYCYIKSMFELNKRYGWSKFIVVVPSIAIREGVYKSLQVTAEHFLESYGKKARFFIYNSKQLHNLESFSSDAGINVMVINTQAFNATGKDNRRIYDELDDFQSRKPIDVIKANRPILILDEPQKMEGAKTLASFSEFNPLMIVRYSATHKTEHNKIHRLDALDAYNQKLVKKINVRGITIKNLTGTNAYLFLQDIEVSSNKPPMARVEFEVKQNSGIKRVLRKLGRNDNLYDLSGGLDQYKGYVVADIDARIDTLSFTNGVELVAGEAVGNVDEAAMRRIQIREAVKAHFQKEMMLFSRGIKVLSLFFIDEVAKYRQYDETGEVPGEYAQVFEEEYNAYLTDVMTLEDTPYNRYLKGIQARQTHDGYFSIDKKSKRLVDPSVGKKATETDDVDAYDLILKNKERLLSFDEPVRFIFSHSALREGWDNPNVFVICALKHSDNTVSRRQEVGRGMRLSVNQLGERMDNPATVHEINELTVVASESYKDFVSALQKDISESLSARPRVADEKYFTGKVLQTSGGDVEVTPQLAKQIYKYLLKHDYTDDNDQITQAYHEAKREEQLAELPAELQPYAEQVFQLIDSVFSAAQMPEIGNDRKAKLNPLNSNFEKKEFQALWNKINRKAAYTVHFETDELVDKCVATLDAELRVKPMQYIIERGTQLDNASFDDMKSGTAFKSAEISTEKYTDSVHSAVKYDLIGNLAEATQLTRSTIACILKRLNVAVFSQYKTNPEDFIARAGTLINEQKATAIVEHIAYDPVDETHSADIFTAEKPRDDFSKAFEAKHHVYDYVFTDSNIERKFVQELDASTEVAVYAKLPKSFFIPTPVGNYNPDWAIAFQEGKVKHVYFVAETKGSMSSLELRDIEKSKIACARKFFANITSEQVKYQVVDGYGKLMELVK